In Actinoplanes octamycinicus, the genomic window TTGGTGGACGGCGGGGTCCGGGTGCAGGCTCCCGACCTCGGCCCGGGGGCCGAACTGGCCGGAGCCGCCTACTACCACCGGCCGTCGACGCCGACCGGGAGATCCGCGCCCGGGGCGCCGCGCACGGTGACCGGGACCGGTGGGGACGGCACCGTCATGACGCGGTGGCAGGCACCGGCGGACGACGGCGGCTCGCCGGTCACCGGCTACCGGGTACGGGTCTACCAGTCGGCTGCCGGCGACGCCGCGCTGGCCTCCTGCGAAACCGCGATGACCAGCTGCACGATCGACGATCTGGTCGCCGGTGGGGTCTACCACGTCGCGGTGAGCGCGGTGAACGCGCTGGGCGAGGGCGCGCCCGGAGGCCGGGTCGAGGTGCGGGCCGTCGCGTCGCCCACACCCAGCCCGACGGTTCCGGCTCCCGATACCGCACCGTCCGCGACACCGGACCCCACCCCCTCTGCCCCGTCCACCCCGATTCCGGGCATCCCGGCGCAACCGTCGGTGAGCCCCACCGGGGCGGAGCCCTCACCGGACGAGCCGTCGGGAGATCCGCCGGCCGCGCCGCGCGCCATCCGGCTCACCCCCGGGGTCCGCAAGATCACCGTGACGTGGGCCGGCCCGGCATCCGACGGAGGCTCTCCGGTCACCGGCTACACCGCCCGCGCCTACCGGACCGCCGCCGGGACCACCCAGGTCGCCGGCTGCACGGCGACCGGCGGGCGGAACTCCTGCGTGCTCACCGGCCTCACCGCCGGGGTCCGGTTGTACGTCGCCGTGACCGCCGAGAACGCGGCCGGCATCAGCCCCGAGGCGGTACGGGCGGCGGCGACGGTGTGGGCGGTGCCCGGCGCACCCCGCTCGGTCGACGCAACCTCGTCGCACAAGCGGATCACCGTGCGCTGGACGCCCCCCGCCGACACCGGCGGCACCGCGATCACCGGCTACCGCGCCGAGCTGAAGTCCGGATCCCTGACGGTCCGCTGCACCGCGCCGGCGACCGGCCGCAGCTGCACCGTGAAAGGCCTCAAGGCGGGACGGACCTACACCGTCCGGGTGCGAGCCGTGAATGCCGCCGGCGTCTCCGCCCCGTCCACCGCGGACAAGGTCAAGGTGAAGAGCTGATGCACGTCACGCGTAGTGCGCTCGCCGTCGTCACCGCCGTCCTCCTGACGGTCCCGGCCGGGCCCGCGTCGGCCGGTGGCAAGCCGCTCTCGTCGACCGGCAAGGCGTGCACCGTCGTCGGGACGGTCGGCAACGACCACCTGTTCGGCACCCACGGCTACGACGTGATCTGCGGGCTCGGGGGCAACGACGTGATCAAGGGTGGTGGCGGCAAGGACGTCCTGGACGGCGGGGACGGCGACGACGACCTCGACGGCGAGGACGGCGCCGACACCGTGGTCGGTGGCCCCGGCAACGACAAGGTGGCCGGTGGTGCCGGCAACGATCAGGTGCGCGGCGACGACGGCGGGGACACCGTGGACGGGGGCGGCGGCGCCGATCTGGTCGACGGCGGCGCCGGTGACGACACGGTCAGCGGTGGCAGCCCGGCCGACGAGCCGGACCCGGTCACCGCGGGCGACCGGGTGATCGGCGGGGACGGCGCCGACACGGCCGACGGCGGGCCGGGCCCGGACACGGTCCAGGGCGGGGCCGGCAACGACACGGTGACCGGCGGCGCCGGCGGGGACGTGATCGCCGGGAACGGCGGCGACGACCGGATCGACGGCGGCGAGGGCGGTGACCGGGTCGACGGCGGGGACGGCGGCGACACCGTGGACGGCGGCAGCGGCGGGGACGGCGTCAACGGTGGCGGCGGCAACGACGTCCTGACCGGGGGCGCCGGCGACGACGCGGTCCGGGGCGGTGCCGGCGACGACACGGCGGCCGGCGGCGACGGCGACGACGACCTGGACGGCGGGCTGGGCGACGACCGGATGGACGGTGGTGCCGGTGACGACGTGGTCGAGGGCGGTCCCGGGCTGAACAACTGCGTGGCCGACAACAACGACACGTCCGGCGACCGGTGCACCGACCTGCGGGCGCCCCGGCTGGACCTGACGTCGCTGCGCTGGGTCACCGAACCGGCGGCCGACAACGCCGCGGACACCGTGCTGCGGCTGCGGGCGAAGGTCACCGACGATCGCAGCGGCATGACGTACGTCCAGGTCACGTTCCGCGGCCCGGACTCCGGCGCGCCGGCGCTGACGGTCGGTTTCCACGCCGCCGAACTCGTCTCGGGCGAGCTGCACAATGGCGAGTTCGAGATGCACGGCACGCTGCCGGCGTTGTCGGCCACCGGCGACTGGACGCTGTCCGAGGTGTACCTGCAGGACCGGGTCCACCGGTACAGCCGCTACACCGTGCAGGCCGGCGGGGCGTTCACCCTGTACACCACGGTCGACGGGTACAACGTGCAGACCGGGACGCTGGCGCTGCCCCCGCTGAAGGTCACCGGGGCCGCGGACGCCCAGGCGCCGGTCGCGGATCCGGCCCGCGCCGTGTGGGCCACGGCCACCGAGATCGACAACAGCGCGGATCGTACGGTGCGGCTGCGCGTCCCGGTCACCGACGACCTGAGCGGCGCCGCCAAGGTGACCGCCACCCTCGACGGCGCCGGGCTGGACGCGCCGGCCGTGCCGCTCAACGGCACCCAGCTGGTCGCCGGTACGGCCACCGCCGGCACCTGGGAGATCAGCGGAACCGTTCCCGCGTACCTCCCGGCCGGCACCTGGCGGGTCAGCGCTCTCACCCTGCTCGACCGCAGCGGCCGGCAGCGCAGCGTCCCGGCGCAGGA contains:
- a CDS encoding fibronectin type III domain-containing protein, whose amino-acid sequence is MPSRRAAVLTAAGTLAATVPMGAVLANTPDDLPAAGWASSCTAPESVYCVESATLTPDNGSATPLAGLGLTAAAATVTDEYGKWLRWTVGGWAGQPATVTGGTVRLVIRTGPFVPRFSNVTAAGFSMSRTVSNGKYTLTLTGRPTPVAWTGDADCTAGLSCGDTDTTADPTTYRFEGRTQDLDGFAGAYATALDGAHLATNAQARSGLPIYDQAAQPPLTLGVLGNPQLDATGSAVRNFIDLFLPGGYFTAAGTTPAAAVSTGLDLVTGGAVHQRVTVSLVDGGVRVQAPDLGPGAELAGAAYYHRPSTPTGRSAPGAPRTVTGTGGDGTVMTRWQAPADDGGSPVTGYRVRVYQSAAGDAALASCETAMTSCTIDDLVAGGVYHVAVSAVNALGEGAPGGRVEVRAVASPTPSPTVPAPDTAPSATPDPTPSAPSTPIPGIPAQPSVSPTGAEPSPDEPSGDPPAAPRAIRLTPGVRKITVTWAGPASDGGSPVTGYTARAYRTAAGTTQVAGCTATGGRNSCVLTGLTAGVRLYVAVTAENAAGISPEAVRAAATVWAVPGAPRSVDATSSHKRITVRWTPPADTGGTAITGYRAELKSGSLTVRCTAPATGRSCTVKGLKAGRTYTVRVRAVNAAGVSAPSTADKVKVKS
- a CDS encoding calcium-binding protein — protein: MHVTRSALAVVTAVLLTVPAGPASAGGKPLSSTGKACTVVGTVGNDHLFGTHGYDVICGLGGNDVIKGGGGKDVLDGGDGDDDLDGEDGADTVVGGPGNDKVAGGAGNDQVRGDDGGDTVDGGGGADLVDGGAGDDTVSGGSPADEPDPVTAGDRVIGGDGADTADGGPGPDTVQGGAGNDTVTGGAGGDVIAGNGGDDRIDGGEGGDRVDGGDGGDTVDGGSGGDGVNGGGGNDVLTGGAGDDAVRGGAGDDTAAGGDGDDDLDGGLGDDRMDGGAGDDVVEGGPGLNNCVADNNDTSGDRCTDLRAPRLDLTSLRWVTEPAADNAADTVLRLRAKVTDDRSGMTYVQVTFRGPDSGAPALTVGFHAAELVSGELHNGEFEMHGTLPALSATGDWTLSEVYLQDRVHRYSRYTVQAGGAFTLYTTVDGYNVQTGTLALPPLKVTGAADAQAPVADPARAVWATATEIDNSADRTVRLRVPVTDDLSGAAKVTATLDGAGLDAPAVPLNGTQLVAGTATAGTWEISGTVPAYLPAGTWRVSALTLLDRSGRQRSVPAQDLTGIAALTVSGVSDRNRPTVDMSWGEYVGATSADNSAERTVRLRIRAGDDLSGIRSIFVDYRTDGAQSRLDPVAPAGEDGVWEMVGRLPKSTTPGQWRVVGIYMYDRIGRERVYYVQADGSYTTKDGQLSGQSNFPRFTLLPAGA